The genomic stretch AGGTTGCTCTAGTCTTGCAAATGAATTGTAATTGATCCAAATGAACCACCCTATATCCCTGCAAAACCATTCTAAAACTCTTAAAGGGTTCACAAATGATTCCTCAGGCTACTTTTGCCCCTGTGGTCTCAACATTTCCTGTCAGATTTTCATTTTAAGATAAAGACTGCATGTGTCCTGTCCTTTCTACTAGGTTTATTCCTGGATTCCACTTTTCCAGCGTGGCTACCAACCTCCAGGACCCACTGTCTGACTTCTGCACCACTAGTTTCCCTGGCCCATGGACTTGACTCCAGCATCAGGCTTCAAAAGGAGGCCTGCTGCCTCCTCTTCCCCAAGTGGAGTTAAAGAGATCGCTAGGAGCCCTCCTCCCCGCTCGCCCTCCTTGTCTctgtcatctccttcatctgATCCGTCTTCACCTTTGTCTAcgtcctcctctgtctgtgtcAACTCATCGGTTAATCAGAACAATGTAAAAGGCCAGACCCAAGGGACAGAGGTGGCCAGGGTCTCCTCCACTTCTGCCTCTCTAGCCACGCAGTCTCTCTCCACACCTACGCCCAACACCACCTTCTCAGAATTCTTCCCTCACAGTTCGGTGCAGCCACGTGTTGATTGTGAAGAAGAGGGCGGGAAAAGGGAGATGTATGATCCTTTCCATCCAACTGAGGGAGTGaagggtgaggaggagggggaagggGAGAAATATGACCCCTTTGACCCTACTGGTTCTCCGGCATCAGACGCCGATGATGGAGGTGGCAAAGTGAGGGGGTTGAAGAGAAATgctgagagaggagatgatgaggagaaagaggaagaaccCCCGGATTCCACTGACACCTTGACTGACCTGTCAAGCCCCCGTCTGGCCACCCAGCTCCCTCTGAGGAGGAGAGTAGACTGTCGCAAAGCCAAAGCTGTGGCGCGGAGGGACAGCGCCGACTCTGATCACTCCGAGATAGAGGAAGGGGAGATCGTTGGGGCTGTTGACAGAGATGGAAGCAATAAGAGACCAGCTGGAGAAATCCTCTCCATCAATTCTCCCAGCGTCTCCTTCTTTGGTTCAAAGCCAGAGCGCATCCTGCGGGTGCTGGACGGGGATGGCTTTGTGTCTGTGCGTGCAGAGAGCAACTGGGAGGTGGACAGGGAGCCTGAGGATGAGCCTGTGGTAGGAATGGAGGATCTGAGAAGGAAGCTGGTCAGCAGACGGAAAGAGAGATATCTCTCCTTTCCTgcgtcttcctccctctctcctcagcCACCGCCTCCTCCCTCCAATCCTCCAGCTTCTGCACCCTCTTCCCCTCTCACACCTCCAGTAGAACAAGGCAGCAAGAACTGCAGCAAGTCCTCCAAGAGTTCCAAGGACCGTGACCGACAGAAGAGCAGGGATGGGAAGGctggagagaaggaggagaggagaaaaaagagtAGGAAAGACAAAGAGGGAGGTCGGGAGAAGAGCAAAGAAAAGGAGCAAGGGCACAAGactgggaaggaggttaaaggaAGGAGGAGTAGCAGAAGCAGTAGccggaagaggaagaaaagacagCACAGCAGCCCAGAGGCCTCGAGATCCTGCAACTCTTCAGGAAAAGGGGGTCACACTAGACCCCCTTTTTCAAGTCCATCTGAAGAAAGACACCGAGAGAAGGAAGgagataaagacagagagagggatagagacagaggtagagagagagacagggatagagacagagagcaaaATCGGACCAGCAGCCATAGACGAGATGACAGAGATCGAGATTCTAGCTccagaaaagaggagagggacaGGAAGGGAAGACAGCATTCAAGCAGCATAGAGCGGGGCATTTCAAAGAGGTCCAAAAGAAGCAGGGAAAAGAGGGAAGATGATAGAGACATGCCGCGGGATAGGGAACGGCGTCGGGACGGCCGTCCTGTTGTCCCACCATCTATCCAAGACCTCAATGGGTCTGACCTCTTTGCCATCAAGAGAACCATCACcgtcaccaccaccacaacgACCACCACCGTACCCGGCTCCCCAAGACTCACCCCGACCTCTCCCTGTCGGCCCACGCTGGACTCCGACAAGCCCcacaagaggaagaagaagagaaaatggAACTCGGCTGGAGAGATGGATGACCGGGGAAGTTGTCGCAGCCAATCACAGTCGCTCTCACCACCAAGGTATCACAGCTACGAGTCGGACCGCTATTCAGACAAATTGGAGATCGACGTGTTGTCTTTGGACGGTGAGGCTATGGACTCAGACTACCCATCTTTGGAGGATACACCCCCTGCTGCCCTGCCTCCAGAACCACCTGTCCCTAGCCCCAAAACTAAAGCTACCCCCAAGACTGGACGACATCACCCGAAAAAGAAATCTCACGCATTAAAGAAAATTGGCCaatcctcgtcctcctccaatAGAATCAAAAGCAAATGCCTCTCCTCACTGACGGTCACTTCAGGCTCCGCCTCCGCCTCGTCTGGCCTCCCCTCAGCGAAGCGAGTCAGGAAGATGGGAAAGGACAAAGACCGGGTCAAAGGCAGCAGAAAGGATTTGGGTCACTCTGGCAAATCCAAGAAAGACAGCGGTGGCAGTCGGAAAGGCAAGCTTCAGTCGAAAGTGTCTGTGCTGGTGCGTGAGGGCGTGAGCAGCACCACGGGGACTTCGGTTGGCTCTGGAAAGCTGGGCATGGACCTCCTGGGGCCAGGAGGTACGGGAGGGGGTGCTGGGGGCTCTGTGGTGGGTGGCTCAATTGCAGTAGTCTTCTGCAGGGACAATGAGAGCAGGTCTCCGTTCCTCAAACCATGCTCCGAGCCACTGTCACTGGGCAACCGCGGTAAAGATCTGGCCGGTATGGGAAAGCGAGGCAGCCTGGTTGCTCCACCATCCTCCTTAACCAGTCCTGCAGGTATGAAATCCAAGAAAACAAAACCGAGCTCCATCacatccacctcctcctccgcctcttcCCCCTCGTCATCTCTTGCAACTAAACGCCGCCGTCGCCTGGCCAAGAAGACGAGAGAAAAGGGTGGAGCTGTGGGGTTGACGGCTGGAGACGGCAACCAAACAAAAGCCACATCCGAGGGCTGGGGTGGAGCCTCCTTAGATGTTCAGTCAGCCATTGGAGATGGGAGCAAGTCAGTCAGTCCACATACTGGCCAAGCTGGTCCTGCACcctgttcttcctcctcctcttcctcctcctcctcctcctcctctaccagTGTGCTCCCACCCTCCTCCTCGCCACCCCACACGCCTCCACCCTCTATGGCTCCTTTGCGGGACACCAGGGAGTCTTCGCCAGACTCTCAGACCGTGGACAGCAGCTGCAAGACTCCTGACCCTTCTTTCCTAGCCGAGGACTGTCCAAGCCAGACCAGCCCCACACTCCCGGCGTCCAGTCCGTCCAGCCTGTCCACCCCCCAGGGAGCCGGCCTCAGCATTGCCTTGTCTACACCCACTGCCAAGCCCCCTCCTCCAGACGACGCACCCAAATCCCTGGCCTCACCTCCTTGCTCGTCCTCTTCGGCAGGATGCGGTCTCTCTTCCCTTTCTCTGCCTCTGTCTTCTTcagacccctcctcctcctctgtgtcctcttcGTCCACTAGCAAgcctcctcccccccctcccccaacaGCGCCTGCCCTCCCCTGGAGTCTGCAGACCGGGGTGGACTGTACAACTGGAGGAGTCCTAGCATGTGAGTTCCCTCCATAGATGTACAGAAGTCTGTATGCCCCTTCGAGGCGCAAATGTTTCGTAACAACACGGCAGAGGACCACGCTTTAAAATTAAATCCAGCTTATTTTATAGACCTCTACTAGTTTTAGTTAATTTCTTTATCATCTAAAAAACAACGTTCAGAGACTTGAAATTTCAGCCTTGTGCAGGAAATCCATCATAGTCttgtaaataatgaattaatatgCACTTTATTATGCATTGACTGCAACCGCACACAACTGTAGCTTCTTTTTGTGTACAATCAAAGGAGACATGATGGTTTACCTGATTCAAGCAAGTTGAAAGTGCCTGCAAGTTGTTTTTTCATAGTGTGTagtgaaatgaatggaaactaTAGCTAACTGGTCAAAGATAAACACTACAGCATGCTTCGGAATCTGGTCAGCAATAAGGTGAATGCAAATGATACTGGCGTGGTCCTTTTTTAGTTTATGTTCTTTGGTCATGTTGGAAAAAATACTTGTTGAAGTTTTTTTCCCAATAGCTCAGTAACATGAAATGTGCATGTGTTGATGAGACATACATAACTCAGGTTCCAGTCCTTGAAACATGGCTAGGCATAGTGGAGTAGAGAACAGTAGTTGTCCGAtatcttggcatctcatgcctccctgactatcgattcctcttattgatgctttccgaccattacgctgcacaatgaggCGTAcacacgctgtatcatgtttccgTTTGTTTGAGActggagaggggaaaaaaagtgctcgaaagcatggcgctactaaacctgaggggacgcacaCTATTTTCCCCTGATAAATCtatgttgaaatcaacaggaggagagttagtaacgtcagctgttagcagccggtgggcagcacagtcctgcttggataaataacggagctactaacgttaacggaggttcaATTCACttattattatgagacgttcacggtctgctcagcaaaatgaccattgggcgaaggtaaattacaacgtcatCATGatatgttcaaatgtaatctcgtaaaattcaGCTTTTGGCGAGaaatttgaataaatccagttgtttgaagtagatgttttcacatcaatataaaatagatattagagagagaattatgacctgtttaacttcataacaacttaccaagattttttttaatcaaagcaaatatttaaataatcataatcatttcaatctgtgtttttatgcaaataaccactatagataacaataacaaagtacagtacagtaatgTGTACAGTACTGCCCTCCCCCTAAAAATAGGGCTTCCCCGGAAGCCACGGTGTAATTCCAACACTGtcatttaccatgcatataatgttttttatgtaaaatatatcgaacattgaatgacttcagatctaaaaatgtattccttcatttagcgcagagatttcataagtggcagataaaatttctgagtggcagacaaaaaaaaatacttgtctgccaaagcagcaggaagtgaaaaaagttcatttcagaccctgcctatCAGTTGATTCATGTTTTCAGTCTGTAGTGTTCAATGCGTAGTATTACACGTTGGTGTCATGTTCACGCAGTTCCGACCACACACACCCCTGTTGAGACATGTAAAAACAGAAATCAGCCGTCGACAGTGTGGAGAGGTTTATTTCATTGTTCCTGACCGCCACAGATGCAGGTATTACAGATCATCTTTGGTGGTCATGAATGATTCATAGAACTGTAGTTTTATACATAACTCTTGTGAGGAGTTGGAATatgaaaagagatgaagaaatgAAGTCCATGCGGCCAACATGCTACTGTTGTTCAAGCTTCAATGGGTGTTGAGTTGCTCTTTAACAAACTGCTCTGTAGTAGGGGAATAATGCTACGTTCAAACTACGAGCGACAGAAGCAACAAAACAGCCAAGTGTGGCAGCTACAGAGTCGActctcgttaaccgattattaaccgacaagattagtgcgtcgcatgcagcggtgcgccagctgcagtgtatgaggacATGCAGtaactttcccagtaaaagtctccaccgcacatttagtttagtttagcaggttgtcagctgtgtgtctgcccggcgtaactttagcgagggTCCGACAgcgtgtgtatttgtgctacgttagcagctgtcGCATTACCGGTGGCTTTGTGCTCTCCGTCGCCACACACATAGCCCGTCAGCGCGGCGAAACTTTaacgagtgtccgacagaccgcgCGTGTGCGACCGGCGGCggtatagctgtgaacgtagcagcgTGTGTACAGTtcatttgtcggtgaataaatgctacaactcctccgctccgcacCGCTCGAGCTAGctcgagccaacttcctgtagcttgcaactccggctccgcctcttaaggtgggctgttaaggtggaccagcttttctccttaaagagacgagccgctcctctgagccgctcagctttttaattaattattaatatttgttttaaccgttttaaccgatagcgttaatcggttaaaatgcttagtgtcggttaacggttaaacggttaattattaacatccctagttgaGACCAGCtcagctttatttgtagcgcGCCACGTCGTCCCACAGCGACAAGTGTCGGGGCGTCAGCTTCGtgtcaccggcttccattgaaaatgacctGTAGCCTTGTTGCTGTGTCGCTCACAGTGTGAACACAGCGCAAGACCCACACCTGGACTTTAACCATGTCAGCATGATCAGTCTCTCCATCCGCACCGTTCACACCTGAGAACTACGGGAGTAAAAAACACTTAACATAGTTGTTGTCTCAACTCATTTTAAAATAGACTCAGAATATGTCAAATATCACATGTTGCATTGCTATATACGTTGTGTTTATCAATGAATGTGTAGCCCTATAGATGTACATGCCCTTTCCCTTTTCCCTGAAATAATGGTCTTTATCACTCTTCTTCTCAGTGACAGCTCTGCTCTTCAAAATGGAGGAGGCCAATATCGCCAGCAGAGCGAAAGCACAAGAGTTCATTCACGCAACCAGCCAGGTCAGAGAGGTCTTAAGCTATCATTCTAATCAGTCTTCATCTGAAATGAGTCCTGTTATGTTATTAAGCGGCACTTTAGGAGCAGTAGAAAAATAATGTCTTTAATCTGTCTGTTTTacattgttgaaaaaaaagcacCGGCAGGTT from Sebastes fasciatus isolate fSebFas1 chromosome 13, fSebFas1.pri, whole genome shotgun sequence encodes the following:
- the scaf1 gene encoding uncharacterized protein scaf1, which gives rise to MDLTPASGFKRRPAASSSPSGVKEIARSPPPRSPSLSLSSPSSDPSSPLSTSSSVCVNSSVNQNNVKGQTQGTEVARVSSTSASLATQSLSTPTPNTTFSEFFPHSSVQPRVDCEEEGGKREMYDPFHPTEGVKGEEEGEGEKYDPFDPTGSPASDADDGGGKVRGLKRNAERGDDEEKEEEPPDSTDTLTDLSSPRLATQLPLRRRVDCRKAKAVARRDSADSDHSEIEEGEIVGAVDRDGSNKRPAGEILSINSPSVSFFGSKPERILRVLDGDGFVSVRAESNWEVDREPEDEPVVGMEDLRRKLVSRRKERYLSFPASSSLSPQPPPPPSNPPASAPSSPLTPPVEQGSKNCSKSSKSSKDRDRQKSRDGKAGEKEERRKKSRKDKEGGREKSKEKEQGHKTGKEVKGRRSSRSSSRKRKKRQHSSPEASRSCNSSGKGGHTRPPFSSPSEERHREKEGDKDRERDRDRGRERDRDRDREQNRTSSHRRDDRDRDSSSRKEERDRKGRQHSSSIERGISKRSKRSREKREDDRDMPRDRERRRDGRPVVPPSIQDLNGSDLFAIKRTITVTTTTTTTTVPGSPRLTPTSPCRPTLDSDKPHKRKKKRKWNSAGEMDDRGSCRSQSQSLSPPRYHSYESDRYSDKLEIDVLSLDGEAMDSDYPSLEDTPPAALPPEPPVPSPKTKATPKTGRHHPKKKSHALKKIGQSSSSSNRIKSKCLSSLTVTSGSASASSGLPSAKRVRKMGKDKDRVKGSRKDLGHSGKSKKDSGGSRKGKLQSKVSVLVREGVSSTTGTSVGSGKLGMDLLGPGGTGGGAGGSVVGGSIAVVFCRDNESRSPFLKPCSEPLSLGNRGKDLAGMGKRGSLVAPPSSLTSPAGMKSKKTKPSSITSTSSSASSPSSSLATKRRRRLAKKTREKGGAVGLTAGDGNQTKATSEGWGGASLDVQSAIGDGSKSVSPHTGQAGPAPCSSSSSSSSSSSSSTSVLPPSSSPPHTPPPSMAPLRDTRESSPDSQTVDSSCKTPDPSFLAEDCPSQTSPTLPASSPSSLSTPQGAGLSIALSTPTAKPPPPDDAPKSLASPPCSSSSAGCGLSSLSLPLSSSDPSSSSVSSSSTSKPPPPPPPTAPALPWSLQTGVDCTTGGVLALTALLFKMEEANIASRAKAQEFIHATSQILSQANQSQSQQLAPPSSSSSSQIPPPPSLPPPSGLSPAQFILHGSLPLVGCTKTPPSLLHPSMGGGCAQTPPSIMPGGLSGYSGSSGDTGWDNESKDPDKYLKKLHTQERAVEEVKLAIKPYYQRKDINKDDYKDILRKAVHKICHSRTGEINPVKVSNLVKLYVQRYKYFRKHGRRMDDEERDDREPGLYSSA